In the Verrucomicrobiia bacterium genome, one interval contains:
- the lgt gene encoding prolipoprotein diacylglyceryl transferase, with amino-acid sequence MDPVVIRFGPLTVHWYGVFIVLAMVLGIYLAARRGLRERVEPEVFYDLLPWIIVGGVAGARLLFVVTYWEQNFSGRPWWHVVAVWEGGLVFHGGLAGAAVAVVGFARRRRLPLWVLADALAPSLAAGHVLGRMGCLMNGCCYGRPTAVAWAVRFPLEHETHGVAVHPTQLYEAGLNLCLYLGLAALYRRKQFDGQVFAAYLIGYAVLRAGVEFFRGDYPNVVGGWMTPGHWTSLVVLGVGVGLYYRLPRVLARRGGPGAEG; translated from the coding sequence GTGGACCCTGTTGTCATCCGTTTTGGCCCGCTGACCGTTCACTGGTACGGGGTGTTTATCGTGCTGGCGATGGTGCTGGGGATTTATCTGGCGGCGCGGCGGGGGTTGCGGGAGCGGGTGGAGCCGGAGGTGTTTTACGATTTGCTGCCGTGGATAATTGTGGGGGGGGTGGCGGGGGCGCGGTTGTTGTTTGTGGTCACGTATTGGGAGCAGAATTTCAGCGGGCGGCCGTGGTGGCATGTGGTGGCGGTGTGGGAGGGGGGGCTGGTGTTTCACGGGGGCCTGGCCGGGGCGGCGGTGGCGGTGGTGGGGTTTGCGCGGCGGCGGCGGCTGCCGTTGTGGGTGCTGGCCGATGCGCTGGCGCCGAGTCTGGCGGCGGGGCATGTGCTGGGGCGGATGGGGTGTTTGATGAATGGTTGTTGTTATGGGAGGCCGACGGCGGTGGCGTGGGCAGTGCGGTTTCCGCTGGAGCATGAGACGCATGGGGTGGCGGTGCATCCCACGCAGTTGTACGAGGCGGGGCTGAATTTGTGTTTGTATCTGGGGCTGGCGGCGCTGTATCGGCGCAAGCAGTTTGATGGGCAGGTGTTTGCGGCGTATTTGATCGGCTACGCCGTGCTGCGGGCCGGGGTGGAGTTTTTCCGCGGGGATTATCCCAACGTGGTGGGGGGGTGGATGACGCCGGGGCATTGGACGAGTCTGGTGGTGTTGGGGGTGGGCGTAGGTTTGTATTACCGGCTGCCGCGGGTGCTGGCGCGGCGGGGGGGGCCGGGGGCGGAAGGGTGA
- a CDS encoding LemA family protein produces MTGIVLLVVLGVVLGLVVLVGLWLMVTYNGLVGLRQKVKNAWAQIEVQLIRRHDLIPNIVNTVKGYAAHEKGTLEAVVNARAKATSCTLPAERIKAEGELSSALARLMAISEAYPDLKANQNFLALQEELTSTENRIAFARQAYNDAVTQLNTRVKMFPTVLVAGMLGFQEEPFFEAPEAERKAPTVQF; encoded by the coding sequence ATGACAGGCATTGTATTATTGGTGGTGCTGGGGGTGGTCCTTGGGCTGGTGGTGTTGGTGGGGTTGTGGCTCATGGTCACTTACAACGGGCTGGTGGGCTTGCGGCAGAAGGTGAAGAATGCATGGGCGCAGATTGAGGTGCAGCTCATTCGGCGGCACGATTTGATTCCGAACATTGTGAATACGGTGAAGGGGTATGCGGCGCATGAGAAGGGCACGTTGGAGGCGGTGGTGAATGCGCGGGCCAAGGCCACCAGTTGCACGTTGCCGGCGGAGCGGATCAAGGCGGAGGGGGAGTTGAGCAGCGCGCTGGCGCGGTTGATGGCGATCAGCGAGGCGTATCCGGATCTCAAGGCGAATCAGAATTTTCTGGCGTTGCAGGAGGAGCTGACGTCCACGGAGAACCGGATAGCTTTTGCGCGGCAGGCGTATAATGACGCTGTGACGCAGTTGAACACGCGGGTGAAGATGTTTCCCACGGTGTTGGTGGCGGGGATGCTGGGTTTTCAGGAGGAGCCGTTTTTCGAGGCGCCGGAGGCCGAGCGCAAGGCGCCGACGGTGCAGTTTTAA